The Glycine soja cultivar W05 chromosome 6, ASM419377v2, whole genome shotgun sequence genome has a window encoding:
- the LOC114417152 gene encoding TMV resistance protein N-like, with the protein MASNNNSSSSSSSIIVQHCNYSSYDVFVSFRGKDTRNNFTDHLFGAFHRKKIRTFRDDTRLKKGERILSNLMQAIEGSQIFVIVFSKNYAFSSWCLKELAKILDCVRVSGKHVLPIFYDVDPSEVRNQTGDYEKAFAKHEDREKMEEVKRWREALTQVANLAGWDMRNKSQYAEIEKIVQEIISKLGHNFSSLPNDLVGMESPVEELEKLLLLDLTDDVRIVGICGMGGIGKTTLATVLYDRISHQFDAHCFIDNVSKTYRHCGQIGVLKQLLHQTLNEDLQICNLYHAANLMQSRLRYVKSIIVLDNVNEVEQLEKLVLNREWLGAGSRIIIISRDKHVLKKCGVTVVYKVQLLNGANSLKLFCKKAFDSVDITGDYEELKYEVLKYANDLPLAIKVLGSVLSGRSVSYWRSYLDRLKENPNKDILDVLRISYDELQDLEKEIFLDIACFFCGNEELYVKKVLDCCGFHSEIGIRALVDKSLIDNSSGFIEMHNLLKVLGRTIVKGNAPKEPGKWSRVWLHEDFYNMSKATETTNNEAIVLDREMEILMAGAEALSKMSNLRLLIFRDVKFMGILNSVNCLSNKLQFLEWYNYPFSYLPSSFQPNLLVELILQHSNIKQLWKGIKHLPNLRALDLSYSKNLIEAPDFGGVLNLEWIILEGCTNLARIHPSVGLLRKLAFLNLKNCISLVSLPSNILSLSSLGYLNISGCPKVFSNQLLEKPIHEEHSKMPDIRQTAMQFQSTSSSIFKRLINLTFRSSYYSRGYRNSAGCLLPSLPTFFCMRDLDLSFCNLSQIPDAIGSMHSLETLNLGGNNFVSLPYSINQLSKLVHLNLEHCKQLRYFPEMPSPTSLPVIRETYNFAHYPRGLFIFNCPKIVDIARCWGMTFAWMIQILQVSQESDTRIGWIDIVVPGNQIPKWFNNQSVGTSISLDPSPIMHGNHWIGIACCVVFVAFDDATDLHPNLRSSIRIGFKTESYSSSLDIPILINKDLVTVGLHHLWLLYLSREEFFFLF; encoded by the exons ATGGCttccaacaacaacagcagcagcagcagcagcagcatcaTCGTCCAACATTGCAACTACTCTTCATATGACGTGTTTGTGAGCTTCAGAGGTAAGGACACACGCAACAATTTTACTGATCATCTTTTTGGTGCATTCCATAGGAAAAAAATTCGTACATTTAGGGATGACACAAGGCTGAAGAAAGGGGAACGTATACTATCCAACCTCATGCAAGCAATTGAGGGGTCTCAGATTTTTGTCATTGTCTTCTCAAAGAACTATGCTTTTTCATCATGGTGCTTGAAAGAACTTGCTAAGATCCTTGATTGTGTTAGAGTCTCCGGAAAACATGTTCTGCCTATTTTTTACGATGTTGATCCATCTGAAGTGCGAAATCAGACGGGGGATTATGAGAAAGCCTTCGCCAAACACGAAGATAGAGAGAAGATGGAGGAAGTGAAAAGATGGAGAGAAGCTCTCACACAAGTAGCCAATCTCGCTGGTTGGGATATGAGGAATAA GTCACAATATGCTGAGATTGAAAAAATTGTTCAAGAGATAATAAGTAAATTGGGTCACAATTTTTCAAGTCTTCCAAATGATCTAGTTGGGATGGAATCTCCTGTTGAAGAATTAGAAAAACTTTTACTTTTGGACCTAACTGATGATGTTCGCATTGTAGGAATTTGTGGGATGGGTGGAATAGGAAAGACAACTCTTGCTACTGTTTTATATGATAGAATCTCtcatcaatttgatgctcactGTTTCATTGATAATGTAAGCAAAACTTATAGACATTGTGGCCAAATTGGTGTTCTAAAGCAGCTGCTTCATCAAACTCTAAATGAAGACCTTCAGATATGCAATCTTTACCACGCAGCTAATTTGATGCAAAGTAGGCTACGCTATGTAAAGAGCATTATAGTTCTTGATAATGTTAATGAAGTTGAACAACTAGAGAAATTAGTTTTGAATCGTGAATGGTTAGGTGCAGGGAGTAGAATCATCATAATTTCTAGAGACAAGCATGTCTTGAAAAAGTGTGGAGTGACTGTAGTCTACAAAGTTCAACTCTTGAATGGTGCTAATTCTCTTAAATTGTTCTGTAAAAAAGCTTTCGATTCTGTTGATATCACGGGAGATTATGAAGAGTTGAAATATGAAGTCTTAAAATATGCCAATGACCTACCACTAGCAATTAAAGTACTAGGTTCGGTTTTGTCTGGTCGAAGTGTCTCATATTGGAGAAGTTACTTGGATAGACTTAAAGAGAATCCTAACAAAGATATTCTGGATGTGCTTCGAATTAGTTATGATGAACTTCAGGATTTggaaaaggaaatatttttagatattGCTTGTTTCTTCTGTGGAAACGAAGAATTATATGTGAAGAAAGTTTTAGATTGTTGTGGGTTTCATTCTGAAATTGGAATAAGAGCCCTCGTTGATAAATCACTCATAGATAATTCAAGTGGATTCATTGAAATGCATAATTTGTTGAAAGTTTTAGGCAGAACAATTGTTAAAGGCAATGCACCCAAAGAGCCAGGAAAGTGGAGCAGGGTTTGGCTCCACGAAGATTTCTACAATATGTCGAAGGCAACG GAAACAACAAACAATGAAGCCATTGTTTTAGACAGAGAGATGGAAATATTGATGGCTGGTGCTGAAGCATTGTCCAAAATGAGCAACCTTAGGTTGCTCATATTCCGTGATGTGAAGTTTATGGGAATACTTAATTCAGTTAATTGTCTCTCCAATAAACTACAATTTCTTGAGTGGTATAACTATCCTTTCTCCTATTTGCCATCAAGTTTTCAGCCGAACCTGCTGGTTGAATTGATCTTGCAACATAGCAACATCAAACAATTATGGAAAGGCATAAAG CATCTGCCAAATTTAAGAGCTTTGGATCTCAGTTACTCCAAGAATCTTATTGAGGCTCCAGACTTTGGAGGGGTCCTTAATCTTGAGTGGATAATTCTTGAAGGATGCACAAATCTTGCACGGATCCATCCATCAGTTGGACTTCTAAGAAAACTTGCTTTCTTGAATTTGAAAAACTGCATTAGTCTAGTAAGTCTACCCAGCAACATATTGAGTCTAAGTTCTCTTGGATATCTAAATATCTCTGGCTGTCCAAAAGTATTTAGTAATCAGCTGTTAGAGAAACCAATACATGAGGAGCATTCTAAGATGCCTGATATCAGGCAAACTGCCATGCAATTTCAATCAACATCCTCCTCCATCTTCAAGAGACTTATTAATTTAACTTTCCGTTCCTCCTACTATTCTAGAGGGTATAGAAATTCAGCTGGTTGTTTGTTGCCTTCCTTGCCTACCTTCTTTTGTATGCGTGACCTTGATCTAAGTTTCTGCAATCTAAGCCAAATCCCTGATGCTATTGGATCCATGCATTCTTTAGAAACCTTGAATTTAGGGGGAAACAACTTTGTTAGCCTCCCTTATAGCATCAACCAGCTTTCAAAACTTGTACATTTAAACTTGGAGCATTGTAAGCAATTGAGATATTTTCCTGAGATGCCATCACCTACTTCCTTGCCCGTAATAAGAGAAACCTACAACTTTGCTCATTACCCTAGgggattatttatttttaactgtcCTAAAATAGTTGACATTGCACGTTGTTGGGGCATGACTTTTGCATGGATGATACAAATTCTTCAG GTTAGCCAAGAATCAGATACCCGTATTGGTTGGATTGACATTGTTGTTCCGGGAAATCAAATACCAAAATGGTTCAACAATCAAAGTGTTGGTACTTCAATAAGCCTAGACCCATCTCCCATTATGCATGGCAATCATTGGATTGGCATTGCTTGCTGCGTGGTATTTGTGGCATTTGATGATGCAACTGATTTGCATCCGAATTTGAGATCCTCTATAAGAATTGGTTTTAAAACAGAGTCCTACTCTTCCTCTCTTGATATTCCTATACTTATTAATAAGGATCTAGTAACGGTCGGATTGCATCACTTGTGGCTACTCTATTTGAGTAGGGAGgagttttttttcctattttaa
- the LOC114417150 gene encoding ras-related protein RABA1f-like, translating to MGAYRADDDYDYLFKVVLIGDSGVGKSNLLSRFTKNEFSLESKSTIGVEFATRSIHVDDKIVKAQIWDTAGQERYRAITSAYYRGAVGALLVYDVTRHVTFENVERWLKELRDHTDANIVIMLVGNKADLRHLRAVATNDAKAFAERENTFFMETSALESLNVDNAFTEVLTQIYRVVSRKTLEIGDDPAALPKGQTINVGSRDDVSAVKKSGCCSA from the exons ATGGGTGCGTACAGAGCGGACGATGATTACGACTACTTGTTCAAGGTGGTGTTGATCGGAGACTCGGGCGTTGGAAAATCGAACCTCTTGTCTCGATTCACGAAGAACGAATTCAGCTTGGAATCCAAATCCACCATTGGCGTCGAATTCGCCACCCGCAGCATCCACGTCGATGACAAGATCGTCAAGGCGCAAATTTGGGACACTGCTGGCCAAGAAag ATATCGCGCAATCACAAGTGCATATTACAGAGGAGCTGTTGGTGCACTGCTTGTGTATGATGTTACCAGACATGTGACTTTTGAAAACGTGGAGAGATGGTTAAAGGAGCTTCGCGATCACACAGATGCCAACATTGTAATCATGCTTGTGGGGAACAAGGCGGATCTTCGTCACTTGCGTGCAGTGGCCACCAACGATGCCAAGGCGTTTGCCGAGAGAGAAAACACGTTCTTCATGGAAACATCTGCTCTGGAGTCCTTGAATGTCGATAACGCCTTCACCGAAGTGCTCACTCAGATATATCGCGTTGTTAGCAGGAAGACTCTTGAGATCGGAGATGACCCTGCAGCCTTGCCTAAGGGGCAGACCATCAATGTTGGAAGTAGGGATGATGTCTCAGCTGTTAAAAAGTCTGGATGCTGCTCTGCATAG
- the LOC114417151 gene encoding acyl-coenzyme A oxidase 3, peroxisomal-like: MDNDRVSRRTEVLTNHLLLRTPPPSALLHPHPCLSYSPPELSNTISFDTREMRKLMDCHNLEERDWIFSLILQSPLFNPRHRAGRVFVSPDYNQPMEHQRQATMKRIGYLLQKGVFRGWLTGNGPEQELRKLALHEVIGMYDHSLAVKLGVHFFLWGGAVKFLGTKRHHDKWLNSTENYDIKGCFAMSELGHGSNVRGIETVTTYDSNTGEFVINTPCESGQKYWIGGAANHATHTIVFSQLYINGSNQGVHAFIAQIRDSDGNICPNIRIADCGHKIGLNGVDNGRIWFDNVRIPRENLLNSVADVSPSGEYLSAIKNADQRFAAFLAPLTSGRVTIAVSAVYISKISLAIAIRYALTRQAFSITPNGPEVFLLDYPSHQRRLLPLLAKVYAMSFAANELKIMYVNRTPKSNKAIHIVSSAYKATLTWNNMRTLQECREACGGQGVKSENRVGNFMGEFDVHSTFEGDNNVLMQQISKALFAEYIACQKKNKPFSGLGLEHMNKPLPVIPSQLTSSTVRSSEFQIDLFHLRERDLLRRFAEEVSEYQSRGESKESAFILSYQLAGDLGRAFSERAILKTFMEAESTLPAGTLKNVLGLLRSLYAVICVDEDAAFLRYGYLSTENASAVRKEVPKLCAEIRPHALALVSSFGIPDAFLSPIAYNWVDSNSWSSQL; the protein is encoded by the exons ATGGACAACGACCGCGTCTCCCGCCGCACCGAGGTCCTCACCAACCACCTCCTCCTCCGCACACCCCCACCCTCCGCCCTTCTCCACCCCCACCCCTGCCTTAGCTACTCCCCCCCGGAGCTCTCCAACACCATCTCCTTCGACACGCGTGAGATGCGAAAACTAATGGATTGCCACAATCTGGAGGAGCGCGACTGGATCTTCTCTCTCATCCTCCAGAGCCCCCTCTTCAACCCCCGCCACCGCGCCGGAAGGGTGTTCGTCTCCCCCGACTACAACCAGCCCATGGAACACCAGCGCCAGGCCACCATGAAGCGCATCGGTTATCTCCTCCAAAAAGGGGTCTTCCGAGGATGGCTCACGGGAAATGGCCCCGAACAAGAGCTCAGGAAGCTCGCGCTGCATGAGGTCATTGGGATGTATGATCATTCTCTCGCGGTTAAGCTTGGCGTTCACTTCTTCTTGTG GGGTGGAGCCGTAAAGTTTCTGGGAACCAAGCGCCATCATGACAAGTGGTTGAATTCTACTGAAAACTATGATATCAAGGGTTGTTTTGCTATGTCTGAGTTAGGCCATGGAAGTAAT GTTCGAGGAATTGAAACAGTCACTACTTATGATTCAAACACCGGAGAATTTGTCATCAATACCCCATGTGAATCGGGTCAGAAGTATTGGATTGGTGGTGCGGCAAat CATGCAACCCACACTATAGTCTTTTCACAGCTCTATATAAATGGAAGCAATCAAGGGGTGCATGCATTTATTGCCCAAATCAGGGATTCAGATGGAAACATATGTCCAAACATCCGAATAGCTGATTGTGGTCACAAAATTGGTTTAAATGGAGTTGATAATGGCCGTATCTg GTTTGATAATGTGAGGATACCCAGAGAGAATTTGTTGAATTCTGTGGCTGATGTTTCACCAAGTGGTGAATATTTGAGTGCAATAAAGAATGCAGATCAG AGGTTTGCTGCGTTCTTAGCCCCTTTGACTTCTGGTCGTGTTACTATTGCTGTTAGTGCTGTTTACATATCCAAG ATTAGCTTGGCCATTGCTATAAGATATGCATTGACAAGGCAAGCATTCTCCATTACACCAAACGGGCCTGAAGTCTTCCTGCTTGATTACCCTAGTCATCAACGGCGTCTGTTACCTTTACTTGCAAAGGT ATATGCAATGAGTTTTGCCGCAAATGAGCTCAAAATTATGTATGTCAACAGAACGCCCAAGTCAAACAAAGCAATTCATATTGTTTCTAGTGCTTACAAGGCTACTTTAACTTGGAATAATATGCGAACTCTCCAG GAATGCCGTGAAGCCTGTGGAGGACAAGGAGTTAAATCTGAAAATCGTGTTGGCAATTTCATGGGTGAATTTGATGTGCATTCGACATTTGAGGGGGACAACAATGTTCTGATGCAGCAG ATTAGCAAGGCACTCTTTGCAGAATATATAGCATGTCAGAAGAAAAACAAACCATTCAGTGGTTTGGGATTAGAACACATGAACAAACCTCTGCCTGTTATCCCATCTCAGCTAACAAGTTCCACTGTTAGGAGCAGTGAATTTCAG ATTGATCTGTTCCACCTAAGAGAGCGAGACCTATTGAGACGTTTTGCTGAAGAGGTCTCAGAATATCAATCTCGTGGAGAAAGCAAAGAGTCTGCCTTCATTCTA AGTTATCAGCTCGCAGGAGACTTGGGCAGAGCTTTCTCAGAACGAGCAATATTAAAAACGTTCATGGAGGCCGAGTCAACTTTACCTGCTGGTACATTGAAg AATGTCTTGGGTCTATTGAGATCGTTGTATGCTGTGATATGTGTGGATGAAGATGCTGCTTTTCTTCGATATGGATACTTGTCAACAGAGAATGCTTCTGCAGTGAGGAAAGAAGTGCCAAAACTCTGTGCTGAAATTCGACCTCATGCACTTGCCTTGGTCAGTTCCTTTGGTATTCCTGATGCATTTTTGAGTCCTATCGCATATAACTGGGTTGATTCAAATTCATGGTCTTCTCAACTTTAG